TGACTGGATCTCCGGCGGAACCGGACAGGACGGGGTTCTCGGGGATGACGGCAGGATCTACACCAGCCGGAACGGCATTGATGAACCGCTTTACAGCATCACGGCGCTCTCCTCAAAGGAACTGGATGAATTTATCTATACCCCCGGAAAGATTCAGCAGACCACGATTAACGTGACGGGCGAGTTGAAGAAATCGGTCAACCTGACGCCGTTTAAGCTGGGTGATCCGGATGCCATTGATTATGCGGATCAGGATCCCCAATTTGCCGACGACATCATTTACGGCGGCTGGGGGGATGACTTCCTCCACGGCGGCGCCGGGGATGACGCAATTTCAGGCGCTGAAGCCCTGGATAATTTTTATGACAACCCAACAAATCCGGGCGATGTTCTTGGTTATGATTCCGGCACCGGAGAATTTGCAGCCTATGACGAATACGATCCCTGGAGCCGTATTGACGGATTCCTCTTGAATTTCGATCAAACCGAAGGGCTGCCGGATCCCTACGGTGCAGACTACGGTTATGTCACCGTGGCAACAGACGGTGATGATGTGATTTTCGGTGATCTGGGCAATGACTGGCTGGTGGGCGGCACCGGAAAGGATCACATTTACGGCGGCTATGGCAACGACCTGTTGAATGCGGATGATGACCTGTCCACCAACGACGGTGCCAATGATGCGCCCGATACCCATCCTTCCTATGAAGACACGGCCTACGGCGGCGCCGGACGGGATGTGCTCATCGCCAATACCGGCGGTGACCGTCTTATCGACTGGGCCGGAGAGTTTAACAGCTATATCGTTCCCTTTGCGCCCTTTGGCATGGGAACGGTGAGCCGGACCCTGCAGCCGCAGCTTGCAGAATACCTTTATGCACTGTCGGCCAGCGACGGTGCGGATCAGACGCGGGCGGCGGACACCGGCGCTGCCCCGGAACGAAACGGCGAACCCGAAGGTGAGCTTGGGCTGGTCAAGCAGAAAGATTTTGACTGGCACGACCAGACCGGCGCACCGGATGATCCCCAGCCGGGCAATATTGCCGGCGGATCACGGGATGTGCTGCGGTCGGCAACATTCAATACCGGGACCCTGGAAGATTTCTGGACGGACAGTGGCGCGTTCGACGTCGTGGACGGAAGCTTGAGTGTGTCGGCGGAAAGCGTAGGCGGTGATGCCGTAAGCGTCTTTAATGTCAACGACATGCTGCCGACATATTTTGAAATCACGGCCACGGTAACCGCCGAGAAACCCACCGGCGGCTGGAAATCCAATGCCTATGTTATTTTTGACTACCAGAACGCGTATGACTTTAAATTCGCCGGCATTAATGTTTCCACCAACAAGATCGAGATGGGGCACCGGACAGCGGATGGCTGGGTCGTGGATGAGCAAGCCAATGTCAAGGTCAAACCCGGCACGGACTATAATATGCTGGTGGCGGTAAACGGCACCACTGTAACGGTGGTGGTTGATGGAAAGGATTATTTTACCCATGTTTATGATCCCCGGGTGGATGAGGACGGATATGTTTACGGCCTCAATGCCGGTATGGTGGGCATGGGCTCGAACAATTCACGGGGCACCTTTGACAATGTTTCGGTTCAGGTCCTGTCGCCGGAAAACACATTCGAGGGAATAGAAGAATTCCCGGATACCGATCCTACCATTGACCTGGATGTGGACATAGATGACATTTTGGACGGCGTGTATGTTTCATCTGTTACCGAGGATCACACGATAAGTCTGTTGGATCTGGGGATGGATGAGGGCATCAACACCAATGCGGTTCTTGACCTGGGGATTGCGCTGAATACATCGAATTCTGCCGGCATTGTTTTTGATTATTACAATGATGAAAATTTCAAATTCGCCGTTATTGACGCGGCTGATGATCAACTCGCCATCGGACATTTTACCGAAAAGAGCGGTTGGGTTTACGATACGGTTGTCGGCACCGATATTGATGAGGGAAGAGACTATGAGCTGGATGTATATCTTAAAGGCTCAACGGTAAGCGTCAGCCTCAGTGAAGTCGGTGAAAAGCCTCAGGCCATGGCCGGTTATGCCTTTAATGCCGTTACCGTGGATGGAAATTTCGGATTATTAAGCAAGGGCGGTTCAAGCGCTTTTGATGCGGTTTCGGTAGCCACCTCTGATCCGGCGCTGGCTGTTATTGAAGCTGATTTTCTTGTTGCCGCCGCAGCCCCCGAAGCGCTGCTGGGAGACGTCGCCTGTTTGACGGATGATGACCTTGAGCCCATCGTACAAGAAGCGATTGCAAGATGGACGGATACGATCGGGCTCGATGACCGGCTTGTGGCGAAGTTGCATGAGGTAACATTTGCAATCATGGATCTTGAAGATTTGACGTTAGGCCTGGCCACACCGGATACCATATACATTGACACCGATGCCGCAGGCTTTGGCTGGTTTGTGGATGACACGCCGGAAGATGACGTGGAGTTTACCGGAAACAGCGGCGATGCAGACGGACAGATGGATCTGCTGACCGCTGTCATGCATGAGATGGGACATATTCTGGGATACGATGATCTGGCAGATGAGGCAGACAGCCTGATGAGCGGGACTTTGGATACCGGGGACCGATATGATCCCTTAGACACCGGCACCGGGCTGGTGGTGATGGATACCTCAGATCTCATCAAAGACCGGACTTCAGACCTTGATGAACCGGAAGATGAGTCTTGGCTGATAAATTTTCTGGTAAAAAAAGCCCGGAAAGACCATAATCCTTTTGATCCGGAAGAGAATATTAAGATTGTTATCCCAATTGAAGATTAAAGGAGCTGACTATGGAGAACGTACGCGACAAAATACAGAACTGGTTGATGGGTGAAGGATGGCAGATTGCGGAACAGGATCATCCCAATCTGGAGTGGATTATACGGGCCGAGGATGCCGGCGGCAGAAGAATTCTTGTGAGCCATAGCAAGGCCAGAGAGGATTTGATATATCTGGAAGCACGGGTGAATATTGAGGAAGATTATCGCCAGAGGTTTGAGAGTCTTTCCGGGGACAAGAGACGCGAAATCCTCTGGGATCTGCGTTTCAGGCTATTGCAGATGAATGTGGATTTCGGCGGCGTTGGGGAACCGATGCAGGGCGTGGTACTTACCCAGAGAATCTATCTGGACGGCCTCACCAAAGATGCCTTTATTCAAAGGTTCAATATTGTTCGCAATGCTGAAATCGCAGTGATCTGGTCTGTTATACAAAATCTGGAGGACGTGGAACCGCCTGTCGAATCGACTGATGTGAGCCTACATTAGTGCCCGACCGAAAACCGTAAATTTTGCCGATTACTTCGTTGGTCCCAAATTTTAATCCTCAAAATACTCTATGTATTCCTCCGGTTAAAATTTCAGTCTGCCTTGTACTCAACAAAATTTCCAGGTTTTCGTTCAGACACCAAGTAGTTCCGCTGCTGTTTCAGATTTTAGGCCCATGATTAAATAACGGCCATGGGCCTGAATGGCCTGAAGGAGGTTTTGTTTCACTGATATGGATCACGAAGTAGCAGACAAGTTTGAGCCTCGGCTGCTGTCAGGATCGGAGACGGCGAGAAAAAAGAAGCCGTCTGATCCGGACTTTTTGTTCTGGCGCCGTTTTGCCGAGGCCAAAACGCCCAAAGCATTTTGTCAAAGCTGGCTTCCGTTGCAGTGCCTGATGATCAAAGGTGTGAAGCATGCCATAGTACTCATGGGAAAACCGGACCAGGGACCGTATACGCCGGTTGCGGTCTGGCCGGATGCAAAGCTGAGCATGGGCCATCTTGCCGGAGTTGCGGAACAGGCGATCCGGGAACGCCGGGGGCTTTTGATCTATGGGGATGATGAAAAAAGCGATTCCCAGGTTCCCGTCGGCAATGCCTGTGTGGCCTACCCCATAGAGGTGATGGAAAAAATCCATGGGGTGGTTGTCCTGGAGGTTGAGCAGAATTTCAGGAAAGAGGTCCAGACAATTATGCGCAAGCTCCACTGGGGAGCG
This window of the uncultured Desulfobacter sp. genome carries:
- a CDS encoding DUF2299 family protein — encoded protein: MENVRDKIQNWLMGEGWQIAEQDHPNLEWIIRAEDAGGRRILVSHSKAREDLIYLEARVNIEEDYRQRFESLSGDKRREILWDLRFRLLQMNVDFGGVGEPMQGVVLTQRIYLDGLTKDAFIQRFNIVRNAEIAVIWSVIQNLEDVEPPVESTDVSLH